CGAGGCGGTATCATGCCCCGTGCGCCGCGTGACGACGATCGCGCTCGTCCTTGTCCTTGGCTGCGCGGCGGCCGCGCTCGCGCAATTCGGATTCGACCGCTTCGGTGAACGCGTCGGCGGCCGTTACGATCCCCTCCCCAACACGCCCTACGACGGCCGGTTCCAGTTCGTCCGCGTGCGCTACCGGCCCGCGCCCGGCGGCTACTGGCCAGCCCGCCGGCCGTCCTGGATTCACGGGTACCCGCTCGCCGAACGCAACCTGATGAAGATCATGAACGAGGTGAGCTACCTCGGCGCGCGCGACGAGATCAACACCGTGACGCTCGACGATCCGGCGCTCTTCAAATATCCGATCGCGTACCTGATCGAAGTCGGGTGGTGGACGGTGACAGACCGCGAAGCCGCAGGCCTGCGCGCCTGGCTGCACAAGGGCGGCTTCCTGTTCATCGACGACTTCAAGACGGAAGGCTGGCGCGGCGTGCCGGGCGGAGGCTGGGAGCCGTTTGCCGCGACGATGAAGCGGGTGCTGCCGGAGGCGCAGTTCCTCGACATGAAGCCCAGCGATCCGGTGTTCCACGCGTTTTTTGAGATCAACGACCTCGACCACTTCCCGCAGGCGTACGTCGGCGGCGATCCGATTTTCAGGGGCATCTTCGAAGACAACGATCGCAGCAAGCGGCTGATGGCCATCATCAACTACAACACCGACGTCTCGCAGTTCTGGGAGTGGTCCGGACGCGGACTCCGTCCGTTCGATCAGACCAACGAAGCGTACAAGCTCGGCGTGAACTACTTGATCTACGGCCTCACGCACTGACGCGCGCCCAAAATCCCGTCAAGGTCACCCCGGCGGCGGCAGGCGGTAGAATGGGCCGCCTTTTAGCTGTCCTGTCAGGAGGAGACGCTGTGTTGAAGAAACTGTCTGTCATCGCCCTGTGCTTCGGGTCGCTGTCCGCGCCCGCGCTGGCTCAGGATGCAAGTACCGTAATCGCGAACGCGCAGAAAGCCCTGGGCGACGTAAAGGCGATCACGTACTCGGGGTCTGCGAAGGACGTGGCGTTCCAGCAGTGCGGCGCCAACTCCACCGACATGATCTGCAAGGACACCCACAACCCGATGCGGCCGATCAACAACTATGTCCGCGTTATCGATCTGACGGCGCCGGCCTCGCGCCACACCGGAGCGACAAACAATATCGGAGCCGGCGGCTCAACAACCTTGACTCCGGGAACATTTTTCGCGCAGGTCACGCCTCAGCAGGCGGATGTCTCGCAACCCTGGGCGAATTCTCTGGAGTTCTACATCACGCCCTGGGGGTTCCTTAAAGGCGCCGCCGAAAACAACGCGACCGTCAGCCGCAAAAAAGTTGACGGCAAGAATTACAACGTCCTGAGCTGGAGTCCCAAGGTAAAGGCGCCATCCGGCAAAAACTACGTCATCAACGGCTACGTCGATGAGCAGAACATGGTCGACCGGGTCGAGACCTGGTTGGGCGAAAACATCATGGGTGACATGCATATTCTTGCCACCTACAGCGGCTGGAAAGATTTCGGAGCAGCCATGGCGCCTTCGAAGATCGTGCAGACCCGCGGTGGCTGGCCCTTCTTCGAAGTGACCGTGAGCGCTGCGAAAGCGAATCCGTCCGACATCGCGACCCTTGCCCGGGCTCCTGCTCCTGCAGGCGGCCGTGGCGGTGCAGGTGGAGGAGGCGGCGGGGGCGCGGCAGCGCCGGCGATGACGGTGACGACCGAAAAGCTGGGCGATGGTCTCTACCGGCTCACAACGGGAGCCGGTAGCTACGACTCCGTCGTCGTGGAGTTTAAAGACTACGTAATGATGCTCGAAGCCGGACAATCCGAGGCTCGCGCCCTGGCCTACGTCGCCGAAATAAAGAAGCTGTTTCCGAACAAGCCGATCCGATACGTCTTCAATACCCACCCGCACGCCGATCATACCGGCGGATTGCCCGTGCTGGTGGCCGACGGCGCCACGATCATCACCCAGAAAAACAACGCCGAGTTCCTGGATCGAGCGCTCAACACTCCGAGAACGTTGATGAGTGACACGCTCTCAAATAATCCGAAGAAGGCAAAAATCGAAGCAGTTGAAGAGAAGAAGGTCTATTCCGACGGGACGCGGACGGTCGAGATCTATCATGTCGCGCCCGTTCCGCACTCGAACGGTCTGATGATCGCCTACATTCCCAAGGAAAAGGTGCTATTTCAGGGCGACTTCTCGATAAACCCCGGTGAACCCGCCAACGATCACGTCAAAGCGCTGGCTCCGGTCCTGAAGCGGCTCAACCTGGAC
This genomic interval from Terriglobia bacterium contains the following:
- a CDS encoding DUF4159 domain-containing protein, whose product is EAVSCPVRRVTTIALVLVLGCAAAALAQFGFDRFGERVGGRYDPLPNTPYDGRFQFVRVRYRPAPGGYWPARRPSWIHGYPLAERNLMKIMNEVSYLGARDEINTVTLDDPALFKYPIAYLIEVGWWTVTDREAAGLRAWLHKGGFLFIDDFKTEGWRGVPGGGWEPFAATMKRVLPEAQFLDMKPSDPVFHAFFEINDLDHFPQAYVGGDPIFRGIFEDNDRSKRLMAIINYNTDVSQFWEWSGRGLRPFDQTNEAYKLGVNYLIYGLTH
- a CDS encoding MBL fold metallo-hydrolase — translated: MLKKLSVIALCFGSLSAPALAQDASTVIANAQKALGDVKAITYSGSAKDVAFQQCGANSTDMICKDTHNPMRPINNYVRVIDLTAPASRHTGATNNIGAGGSTTLTPGTFFAQVTPQQADVSQPWANSLEFYITPWGFLKGAAENNATVSRKKVDGKNYNVLSWSPKVKAPSGKNYVINGYVDEQNMVDRVETWLGENIMGDMHILATYSGWKDFGAAMAPSKIVQTRGGWPFFEVTVSAAKANPSDIATLARAPAPAGGRGGAGGGGGGGAAAPAMTVTTEKLGDGLYRLTTGAGSYDSVVVEFKDYVMMLEAGQSEARALAYVAEIKKLFPNKPIRYVFNTHPHADHTGGLPVLVADGATIITQKNNAEFLDRALNTPRTLMSDTLSNNPKKAKIEAVEEKKVYSDGTRTVEIYHVAPVPHSNGLMIAYIPKEKVLFQGDFSINPGEPANDHVKALAPVLKRLNLDFERYINVHTSAAPQTKADFWNAVGKTGS